In Symphalangus syndactylus isolate Jambi chromosome 6, NHGRI_mSymSyn1-v2.1_pri, whole genome shotgun sequence, a genomic segment contains:
- the LOC129485111 gene encoding trypsin-like, with the protein MKTFIFLALLGAAAAFPTSDDDDKIVGGYTCQRNSVPYQVSLNAGYHFCGGSLINNKWVVSAAHCYKSRIQVCLGEYNIKVYEGNEQFINAAKIIRHPRYNSATIDNDIMLIKLSSAATINSQVATISLPRSCAAAGTQCLISGWGNTLSSGTNYPDLLQCLKAPILSNTACRTAYPGKITTNMICLGFLEGGKDSCQGDSGGPVVCKGELQVIVSWGYGCAQKNKPGVYTKVFKYVKCIQQTIAAN; encoded by the exons ATGAAGACTTTCATCTTCCTTGCTCTCCTGGGAGCTGCTG CTGCTTTCCCCActagtgatgatgatgacaagATCGTTGGGGGCTACACCTGTCAGAGGAATTCTGTCCCGTATCAGGTGTCCCTGAATGCTGGCTATCACTTCTGTGGCGGCTCCCTCATCAATAACAAATGGGTGGTGTCCGCGGCTCACTGCTACAAGTC TAGAATCCAAGTGTGTCTGGGAGAATACAACATTAAGGTCTATGAAGGCAATGAACAATTCATAAATGCAGCCAAGATTATTCGCCACCCCAGGTATAACTCAGCCACCATTGATAATGACATCATGCTGATTAAGCTGAGCTCAGCCGCCACCATCAACTCTCAAGTGGCCACCATCTCTCTGCCAAGATCCTGTGCAGCGGCTGGTACTCAGTGCCTCATCTCTGGCTGGGGAAACACCCTGAGCAGTGGCA CCAACTACCCTGATCTCCTGCAGTGTCTGAAGGCTCCCATTCTCTCTAACACTGCTTGCCGCACAGCCTACCCAGGCAAGATTACTACAAACATGATATGTCTGGGATTCCTGGAGGGTGGAAAGGACTCTTGCCAG GGTGACTCTGGTGGCCCTGTGGTCTGCAAAGGAGAACTCCAGGTTATTGTCTCCTGGGGCTATGGTTGTGCTCAGAAGAACAAACCTGGAGTCTACACTAAAGTTTTCAAATACGTGAAATGCATTCAGCAGACCATTGCTGCCAACTGA